Proteins co-encoded in one Arachis hypogaea cultivar Tifrunner chromosome 11, arahy.Tifrunner.gnm2.J5K5, whole genome shotgun sequence genomic window:
- the LOC112722145 gene encoding protein FAR1-RELATED SEQUENCE 5-like, which translates to MSNEDYVDETNNVDGFHGNLENPLRNGDELLDDDIFMDANLANAEVGASEPNEGAHFDQLDESYKIDGWEDIGKTEFLNIVDVDIKRYHFSDLGVAFDFYNAFAKSRGFSGRKSKTRKHNGIINRQNFVCCREGFRQKKPDNMHTRKQEPRAETRCGCKAKVQVSFDAVSGRWIVSKFSDLHNHDLLPPIFTAMLPGHRKIPAADIEQINIMRKGGLGTAHIFAALSSQSGGHHNVPFLPRDLYNQVAQQRRRLKGDASAALQFLRKMKSIDPVMVIRYEVDRFHSIKNLFWCDGISQMDYQLFGDVLAFDATYKKNKYHCPLVIFSGVNNHNRTVVFAAALVCDESEQTYIWLLKSLLEAMKGKAPISVITDGALSMKNAIEKVFPNAHHRLCAWHLIRNATSNVGNPRFTSQFKKCMLGDYEVGVFRSKWDRMVEEFDVQDKQWIIDMYDNRHSWATAHIRGKFFAGFRTTSRCEGLHSVIAKYVKSRYNLRDFVEHFDRCVAYIRFKDSLADFECAHGVPVMQTHLLSLEKSAANLYTREVFFLFRPIIIRSGSMKVLDCIDVGSYMLYTVVKYGSPNDTWQVSFCDLPMEFTCSCMRMESFGIPCEHILSVLVTLDICELPKCLVLDRWTKNVKQQIQDTRGFTWDCLKSTQYWCLMDWFRLVATLSAGKDDRFRSMRDWAINTVDKMKADDIASAVASSSAIPATHTDPRDPPIRRRAKDRAGQRCSICRELGHNKTTCPDRSKYDRDSHERHSLPTDDDAYEAMWDEEEDFIYEEDEGECAVNSSSESSRDQDMEIDDSNYEFGNEDDGVNEIN; encoded by the exons ATGTCTAATGAG GATTATGTAGATGAAACCAATAATGTTGACGGGTTTCATGGAAATTTGGAGAATCCCTTGAGAAACGGTGATGAGCTCTTGGACGACGATATCTTCATGGATGCTAACTTGGCAAATGCAGAAGTTGGTGCTTCTGAACCCAATGAAGGTGCCCATTTTGATCAATTGGATGAATCTTATAAGATTGATGGGTGGGAGGACATAGGAAAGACTGAGTTCTTGAATATTGTAGATGTTGATATAAAAAGATATCATTTCAGTGATCTAGGAGTGGCTTTTGATTTCTACAATGCATTTGCCAAGTCAAGGGGATTTAGTGGTCGAAAAAGTAAGACGCGAAAGCACAATGGGATAATCAATCGACAGAATTTTGTTTGTTGTCGCGAGGGCTTCCGACAAAAAAAGCCAGATAATATGCATACCAGAAAACAAGAGCCTAGAGCTGAAACTAGATGTGGCTGTAAGGCAAAGGTTCAGGTGTCATTTGACGCTGTTAGTGGTCGCTGGATTGTTTCAAAATTTTCTGATTTGCATAATCACGACCTTCTTCCTCCAATTTTTACTGCAATGCTTCCTGGTCACAGGAAAATACCTGCTGCAGACATCGAGCAAATAAATATAATGAGGAAGGGTGGATTAGGCACTGCACATATTTTTGCAGCACTCTCAAGCCAATCTGGTGGTCACCACAATGTTCCCTTTTTGCCCAGGGACTTGTACAATCAAGTCGCACAACAACGTCGACGGTTGAAGGGTGATGCTAGTGCGGCTCTTCAATTTTTGAGGAAGATGAAGTCCATTGATCCTGTCATGGTTATAAGATATGAGGTTGATAGGTTTCACTCgataaagaatttattttggtgtgATGGAATAAGCCAAATGGATTATCAATTGTTTGGTGATGTATTGGCTTTTGACGCTACTTACAAGAAGAACAAATATCATTGTCCGCTTGTCATTTTTTCGGGTGTTAATAACCATAACCGCACAGTTGTCTTTGCAGCCGCTCTTGTGTGTGATGAGTCGGAGCAAACATATATTTGGTTGTTAAAAAGTTTGCTGGAAGCAATGAAGGGGAAGGCCCCAATTTCAGTTATCACAGATGGTGCCCTTTCAATGAAAAATGCAATCGAAAAAGTTTTTCCTAATGCACATCATCGCCTATGTGCTTGGCACCTTATTCGCAATGCCACGAGTAATGTAGGTAATCCTAGGTTCACATCGCAGTTTAAGAAGTGCATGCTGGGTGATTACGAGGTTGGTGTATTCCGTAGTAAGTGGGATCGGATGGTTGAAGAGTTTGATGTGCAAGACAAGCAATGGATAATTGATATGTATGATAACCGTCATAGTTGGGCAACAGCACATATCCGTGGGAAGTTCTTTGCTGGGTTTAGGACCACTTCTCGATGTGAGGGGTTGCACTCAGTTATTGCAAAGTATGTCAAGTCCAGGTATAATTTAAGAGATTTTGTAGAGCACTTTGATAGATGTGTTGCCTACATTCGTTTCAAAGATAGTCTAGCAGACTTTGAATGTGCACATGGAGTACCTGTGATGCAAACTCATTTATTGTCATTGGAGAAGTCTGCAGCTAATTTATATACAAGAGAGGTATTTTTTCTATTTCGCCCTATTATTATAAGGTCTGGTTCAATGAAAGTGTTAGATTGCATTGATGTTGGTTCTTATATGTTATACACGGTGGTTAAGTATGGTAGTCCTAACGATACATGGCAAGTATCTTTCTGTGATTTACCAATGGAGTTTACTTGCTCCTGTATGAGGATGGAGTCATTTGGCATTCCTTGCGAACACATTCTATCTGTTTTAGTTACACTTGACATTTGTGAATTGCCAAAATGTTTAGTTCTAGATAGGTGGACCAAAAATGTGAAACAACAAATACAAGATACAAGGGGGTTCACTTGGGATTGCTTAAAGTCTACCCAATACTGGTGTTTGATGGACTGGTTTAGATTGGTGGCTACACTATCAGCAGGTAAAGATGATAGGTTCAGGAGCATGAGGGATTGGGCAATAAACACAGTGGATAAAATGAAAGCTGATGATATTGCTAGTGCAGTTGCTTCTAGTAGTGCAATTCCTGCCACTCATACAGATCCTCGTGACCCCCCAATTCGTAGAAGAGCTAAGGATCGTGCCGGACAACGGTGTAGTATATGCCGGGAGCTCGGACATAACAAAACTACATGTCCAGATCGGAGTAAGTATGATAGGGATTCACATGAACGGCATAGTCTACCTACAGATGATGATGCATATGAGGCTATGTGGGATGAGGAAGAAGACTTCATTTACGAGGAAGATGAAGGTGAATGTGCGGTAAATTCTAGTTCTGAATCTAGCAGAGATCAA GATATGGAGATAGATGACTCTAattatgaatttggaaatgaggaCGATGGAGTCAATGAAATTAATTAG
- the LOC112723477 gene encoding autophagy-related protein 18b, translating to MANQSSSSSCPILCASFNQDHTCFAIGTRDGFRIFDTNSGRLCYQRFVGGFVIVEMLFSSSLLAIVGAGDKPSLSPRRLCLFNTTTSAALRELNFLTSILAVRMNRQRLVVILQDKAYIYELNSLTILETIDTVPNIKGICAFSTSLDACYLALPASTTKGSALLYNVMDRHLHCEIEAHRSPLVAMVLSSNGMYIATASEQGTIIRVHLVSDATKSYSFRRGSYPSTIYSLSFGPSKQLPDILAASSSSGSVHVFTLAHASQPRLKRSSSILGSIIPDAVSDVLDPAFHHVLHNVVPAGIKSYAVIRKVDNVTDSSTSEFLACRAIMSVITYNGQFKEYNLSVDAHNDLTWSLGREFNLLTVTPDKAVIS from the exons ATGGCGAACCAATCATCTTCATCTTCGTGCCCTATCCTTTGCGCTTCTTTCAACCAGGATCACAC TTGCTTCGCTATTGGCACCAGAGATGGATTCAGAATATTTGATACCAATTCAGGAAGGCTCTGCTACCAAAGAT TTGTTGGAGGTTTTGTTATTGTTGAGATGTTGTTCAGCTCAAGTCTTCTTGCTATTGTTGGAGCTGGTGATAAG CCATCTCTGTCCCCACGACGTCTCTGTTTATTTAATACAACCACTTCTGCTGCTCTTAGGGAATTGAACTTTCTAACTTCAATACTTGCTGTTCGCATGAATAGACAAAG ACTCGTTGTCATTTTACAAGACAAAGcttatatatatgaattaaataGCCTCACAATCTTGGAGACTATTGACACAGTGCCAAACATTAAAG GGATCTGCGCATTTTCCACTTCTTTGGATGCTTGCTATTTGGCTCTTCCTGCTAGCACCACCAAAGGATCTGCATTGTTGTATAATGTCATGGATCGTCACTTACACTGTGAG ATTGAGGCTCATCGTTCACCACTGGTTGCAATGGTTCTTTCGTCAAATGGAATGTATATAGCCACAGCTTCCGAGCAAGGAACCATAATCAGAGTTCATTTGGTTTCAGATGCAACAAAG TCATATAGCTTTCGAAGGGGGTCTTATCCATCGACTATTTATTCTTTGTCATTTGGGCCGTCAAAGCAGCTTCCGGATATTCTTGCAGCCTCGAGTTCTTCTGGTTCTGTTCATGTTTTTACTCTTGCACATGCTTCACAACCAAG ACTCAAGAGATCGAGTAGTATTCTTGGATCAATTATTCCTGATGCTGTAAGCGATGTGCTCGATCCTGCTTTTCATCATGTACTTCATAATGTTGTTCCTGCAGGGATCAAAAG CTATGCGGTAATTCGCAAGGTTGATAATGTCACTGACTCCTCAACATCTGAATTTTTAGCTTGTAG GGCCATTATGTCTGTAATAACTTATAACGGT